The proteins below come from a single Serratia fonticola genomic window:
- a CDS encoding outer membrane lipoprotein-sorting protein yields the protein MKYQLAGCLVLLGLSGVAQAADLLDRHQLNSLTQEDQQAREIIRRADRVRAPDRPFRYTLTLLEHKGGRDVTENQQVLDISMRFYKPSEQVEKGDARALVRFISPVRDKGKALLSDLDKMWYYAPDLRRPIPISRQQRLVGQISNGDVVAADFDYSYISRLVGEEACGQTICYKLSLQRRWPYVTYPAISYWVEKDTGFPSRADFLSADGVPIKRSYYRDYQQVLGQMRPTTIVVEDALRKDNYTTMRYSDIRLESLPESNFQKEYLLRLNG from the coding sequence ATGAAATATCAATTAGCTGGATGCCTGGTGTTACTGGGTCTGTCGGGTGTGGCTCAGGCGGCAGATCTGTTGGATCGTCATCAACTGAACAGCCTGACCCAGGAAGATCAGCAGGCCCGTGAGATTATCCGTCGTGCCGATCGCGTGAGGGCACCCGACCGGCCTTTCCGCTATACGCTGACACTGCTGGAACATAAGGGAGGGCGTGATGTCACGGAAAACCAGCAGGTACTGGATATTTCCATGCGCTTCTATAAGCCTTCGGAGCAGGTAGAGAAAGGGGATGCGCGTGCGTTGGTGCGTTTTATCTCCCCGGTACGCGACAAAGGCAAAGCCTTACTCTCCGATCTGGACAAAATGTGGTATTACGCTCCAGACCTGCGGCGTCCGATCCCCATTTCCCGCCAGCAACGCCTGGTGGGGCAGATCTCCAACGGTGACGTGGTTGCCGCAGACTTTGATTACTCCTATATCTCCCGGCTGGTGGGTGAAGAGGCCTGTGGCCAGACGATCTGCTACAAACTTTCGTTACAGCGCCGTTGGCCCTATGTCACTTATCCAGCGATCAGTTACTGGGTGGAAAAAGATACCGGTTTCCCTAGCCGGGCCGACTTCCTTTCCGCCGACGGTGTGCCGATCAAGCGCTCGTACTATCGCGATTATCAGCAGGTGTTAGGCCAGATGCGGCCCACCACCATCGTGGTGGAAGACGCGCTGCGCAAGGATAACTACACCACCATGCGTTACAGCGACATCCGGTTGGAATCGTTGCCGGAAAGTAACTTCCAGAAAGAGTATCTGCTGAGGTTGAACGGTTGA
- a CDS encoding SDR family oxidoreductase: protein MSKGQTVLITGAGRGIGMAIAEKLAQEGYDLILNYRKDQGKSAANLQRFVAAETRVKVTLAKADIAEPRDISEMMKKLRQQGIERIDHLVLNAAAAPFKAFMDMTRSDWKLLLNTNLIGNTACVQEVVPMMPQGGTICVISSLGSQRVLEKYPLGIAKSALENLVSYLEVELYDRNIRVNGICAGVVNTDMLPYLDELWSAMFERWNNAPRRWKVEPEEVANITAFLVSEQSSAIRGSTLIADLGMMLDI from the coding sequence ATGTCAAAGGGACAAACCGTACTCATTACCGGCGCAGGCCGTGGCATTGGTATGGCGATCGCCGAAAAACTGGCGCAAGAGGGCTATGACCTGATCCTCAACTACCGCAAGGATCAGGGGAAAAGTGCGGCCAATCTGCAACGCTTTGTCGCAGCAGAAACCCGCGTGAAGGTGACTTTGGCCAAAGCGGATATCGCCGAACCGCGCGATATCAGTGAAATGATGAAAAAGCTCAGACAGCAGGGGATCGAACGTATCGATCATCTGGTGCTGAATGCCGCCGCCGCGCCGTTCAAAGCCTTTATGGACATGACGCGCAGCGACTGGAAGCTGTTGCTCAATACCAACCTGATCGGCAACACCGCCTGCGTACAAGAAGTGGTACCGATGATGCCCCAGGGCGGTACGATCTGCGTGATTTCCAGTCTAGGCAGCCAGCGCGTATTGGAAAAATACCCGCTCGGCATCGCTAAATCGGCACTGGAAAATCTGGTGAGCTACCTGGAGGTGGAACTGTATGACCGCAATATCCGGGTCAACGGCATCTGCGCCGGGGTGGTGAACACCGATATGCTGCCGTACCTGGACGAGCTGTGGTCAGCAATGTTCGAACGTTGGAATAACGCGCCGCGCCGCTGGAAGGTGGAGCCGGAAGAAGTGGCCAACATTACCGCGTTTCTGGTCTCTGAGCAGTCGAGCGCCATACGTGGCTCCACCCTTATTGCCGATCTTGGCATGATGCTGGATATATAG
- a CDS encoding ABC transporter permease produces MMNILFWVANIIIIYALLVVIVTAIRKPTDIRYTFLNLFRQRRRSGVTLLAITLGGVAVFIFGGFVDYSFWALREQTIRTNLGHIQLYQQGYLSSGANNSLQYTIDNYDEVKQLLQADPVIAPKIATITGQLAFTGIISQYDKGASTFFTGVGIEPLTSLVLGSLDKIISGSDLSRVEQQDITLGSGIANALSAGYGDWVDMLVVNPQGGQNAMSSQVRGVFQSGIKEYDDTAIKMPLQTAQRLLQTQDVSKIIIMLQDTNQTEEVLARINQLIDQHQLKLEARSWDELAIFYHQVVNLFEGIFLFIKSIVSVIVVFMIGNTLMMNVIERTREIATLRALGLNQAYIGRLFVLEGIIIGIIGSALSVSFGILIAALININGIPMPPSPGYTQGYLAFVLWDQDFNLFWFSCALPLVTALIASIIPARRASKLVIAQAFRFV; encoded by the coding sequence ATGATGAATATCCTGTTCTGGGTTGCCAACATAATTATCATTTACGCCTTGTTGGTGGTGATCGTGACGGCGATCCGTAAACCTACCGATATCCGTTACACCTTCCTCAATCTGTTTCGCCAGCGCCGTCGTTCCGGGGTGACGCTACTGGCGATCACTCTGGGAGGGGTGGCGGTCTTTATCTTTGGCGGGTTTGTCGATTACTCGTTCTGGGCGCTGCGAGAACAAACCATCCGCACCAACCTGGGGCATATTCAACTTTATCAGCAAGGCTACCTCAGCAGTGGAGCCAACAATTCGCTGCAGTACACCATCGATAATTACGATGAGGTGAAACAGCTCCTGCAGGCCGATCCGGTGATTGCCCCGAAGATCGCCACCATTACCGGGCAACTGGCGTTTACCGGCATCATTTCCCAGTATGACAAGGGGGCTTCCACCTTCTTTACCGGCGTGGGGATCGAACCTCTAACCTCGTTGGTATTGGGCTCGCTGGATAAAATCATTTCTGGTAGCGACCTGTCGCGGGTTGAGCAGCAGGACATCACCCTGGGTTCTGGTATCGCCAATGCCTTGTCGGCGGGCTATGGCGACTGGGTCGATATGTTGGTGGTCAACCCGCAAGGTGGGCAAAACGCCATGTCTTCTCAGGTGCGCGGCGTCTTCCAGTCCGGCATCAAAGAATACGACGATACGGCGATCAAGATGCCGCTGCAAACGGCCCAGCGTCTGTTGCAGACCCAGGATGTCAGTAAAATCATCATCATGCTGCAGGACACCAACCAAACCGAAGAAGTGTTAGCGCGGATCAACCAGCTTATTGACCAGCATCAGCTCAAGCTGGAGGCGCGCTCATGGGATGAGTTGGCCATTTTCTATCATCAGGTGGTGAATCTGTTTGAAGGGATCTTCCTGTTTATCAAATCCATCGTCAGCGTCATCGTGGTGTTCATGATTGGCAACACGTTGATGATGAACGTCATTGAGCGTACCCGCGAAATCGCTACGCTGCGCGCACTCGGTCTTAACCAAGCCTATATTGGCCGCTTGTTTGTGTTGGAAGGGATCATCATTGGCATTATTGGCTCGGCGCTGAGCGTCAGCTTCGGCATTCTTATCGCTGCACTGATCAATATCAACGGCATACCGATGCCGCCTTCGCCTGGTTATACCCAGGGCTATCTGGCCTTTGTGCTGTGGGATCAGGACTTCAATCTGTTCTGGTTCTCCTGCGCGTTGCCGCTGGTGACGGCATTGATAGCGTCCATTATCCCGGCACGCCGGGCATCGAAACTGGTTATAGCGCAAGCGTTCCGCTTTGTTTAA
- a CDS encoding ABC transporter ATP-binding protein codes for MTTLRIAQPLPVVSMQQAGKRFGKGPGAIVALGSITTEIHDGEFIALCGPSGSGKSTLLNLMGGIDYPTSGHVYLLGNDLSTLNDQQTARLRADAIGFVFQFFNLLPVLSVFDNVYYPLMLNGFSRRVAQDQVMDMIEKVGLAAHYKRTPGELSGGQQQRVAIARALVKRPRLIVADEPTGNLDTRTGQEIVDLLLTMNQELKTTFVISTHSLTLRDRAKRVLEIRDGELENDFVIA; via the coding sequence ATGACCACCCTACGTATTGCACAACCTCTGCCTGTGGTGTCGATGCAACAGGCAGGCAAACGCTTTGGTAAAGGGCCGGGTGCCATTGTGGCGCTGGGATCGATTACCACCGAAATCCATGACGGCGAATTTATCGCGTTATGTGGGCCATCCGGCAGTGGTAAAAGCACGCTGCTCAATCTGATGGGCGGTATCGATTATCCCACCAGTGGCCATGTCTATTTGCTGGGTAACGACCTTTCCACGCTCAATGACCAACAAACCGCTCGCCTGCGTGCTGATGCTATCGGCTTCGTATTCCAGTTCTTTAACCTGCTGCCGGTACTGAGCGTGTTCGATAACGTTTATTACCCACTGATGCTTAACGGCTTCAGCCGCCGCGTGGCGCAGGACCAGGTGATGGACATGATCGAAAAAGTGGGGTTGGCGGCGCACTACAAACGCACGCCCGGCGAGCTTTCCGGCGGGCAGCAGCAGCGCGTGGCGATCGCCCGTGCGCTGGTGAAACGCCCACGTTTGATCGTTGCCGATGAACCCACCGGCAATCTGGATACCCGTACCGGGCAGGAGATCGTCGATCTGCTGCTTACCATGAATCAGGAACTGAAAACCACGTTTGTTATTTCCACCCATTCATTGACGCTGCGCGATCGGGCCAAACGGGTGTTGGAAATCAGGGATGGAGAGTTGGAAAATGATTTTGTCATCGCTTAA
- a CDS encoding beta-ketoacyl synthase N-terminal-like domain-containing protein: MIQNVVLSGWGVTSAYAPDCPALIKGLSENRLASTQPWFATESEWQDLRLSCNPHHVADPQPAGTTFTRLQPVINQALAGAGMTTDQLQGKRVRVYLVGHGERPDIADFMGYQERNDQEELRLFPKIKRLHAKSYGQDRLARQLTQSYQLSWPPVSLYCASNSSLAAVHLAHSAIAANEVDLVLVVGWFETMTQDIVFLGGQDMLGEEGSQPFSSHNSCILPTNGVVALIVESEQHARQRNFTSPVNLRSSVFCQSSGARGSSSFTADFRTIAQTFERALLEAGLTAQDIACVFPHANGVIASDKAEAMALQKVWGKCGVPVVSYKGQVGYMESCCGLLDLMLAADALQQRRLLALTTRYPINDSLQIHVHADSPPLALKRQHILKSGIGLDGSAIAMVISANSEDVDEHG; encoded by the coding sequence GTGATTCAGAATGTCGTCCTGAGTGGTTGGGGCGTCACCAGTGCTTATGCGCCGGATTGTCCGGCGCTGATCAAGGGCCTGAGCGAAAACAGGTTGGCCAGCACACAGCCCTGGTTCGCCACCGAAAGCGAATGGCAGGATCTGCGTTTGAGTTGCAACCCGCACCATGTTGCTGACCCTCAGCCAGCCGGTACGACGTTTACCCGCCTGCAACCGGTTATCAATCAGGCGCTTGCCGGAGCTGGGATGACAACGGATCAATTGCAGGGAAAGCGGGTTCGAGTTTATCTGGTTGGCCATGGTGAACGGCCCGACATTGCTGATTTTATGGGGTATCAGGAGCGCAACGACCAGGAAGAGCTGCGGTTATTTCCAAAAATCAAACGGCTGCATGCCAAGAGTTACGGTCAGGATCGGCTGGCGCGACAGCTGACGCAAAGTTATCAGCTCAGTTGGCCACCGGTTTCACTTTATTGCGCCAGCAACTCTTCTTTAGCGGCGGTCCATTTGGCCCACTCGGCCATTGCTGCCAATGAGGTTGATTTGGTGCTGGTCGTTGGCTGGTTTGAAACGATGACGCAGGACATTGTCTTCCTGGGGGGCCAGGACATGCTGGGGGAAGAGGGTTCACAACCGTTTAGCAGCCATAACAGCTGCATTCTACCCACCAACGGTGTCGTGGCGCTGATCGTTGAAAGCGAGCAACACGCTCGTCAGCGCAACTTTACTTCGCCTGTTAATTTGCGCAGCTCAGTGTTTTGCCAGAGCAGCGGTGCCAGGGGTAGCAGTTCCTTCACGGCGGATTTCCGCACCATCGCCCAGACGTTTGAGCGGGCACTGCTGGAAGCCGGGCTCACCGCGCAAGATATCGCCTGCGTTTTCCCTCATGCCAATGGGGTGATCGCCAGCGACAAGGCAGAAGCCATGGCGCTGCAAAAAGTCTGGGGGAAATGCGGGGTTCCGGTGGTCAGTTACAAGGGGCAGGTCGGTTATATGGAGAGCTGCTGTGGTTTGCTGGATCTGATGCTGGCGGCGGATGCGCTACAACAACGTCGTCTGCTGGCGCTGACCACGCGTTACCCGATTAACGACAGTCTGCAAATTCATGTTCATGCCGATAGCCCGCCGTTGGCACTGAAACGGCAGCACATCCTCAAGTCTGGCATCGGGCTCGATGGCTCGGCCATCGCCATGGTGATCTCCGCTAACAGTGAGGATGTAGATGAACACGGTTAA
- a CDS encoding beta-ketoacyl-[acyl-carrier-protein] synthase family protein — MTVTRKRVVITGMGHLSSIATNVAEFKQALLNKTCGIKPSKKYLEWFEDANASEVLQPLSWPDLPADTVASLDNASLWAYKVGHEALQQGQLPRGELRDRTGLIIGVSSAGTEPFMPLIERQTERFSLKKAMVSGSFSSCSAIVSSLLGLKGGFELVATACTASTNAMGIGYDLIQNGKNATVLVIGTEPVYLPTFAGFYALHAMKRTPSSPFSGAPGMSVGEGAGALLLEEYEHAVARGATIYGEMVSYATSCDAYHETAPDPRAEGAVQVMRHAMQNAEIGPQDIDYINAHGTGTDANDRCETLAMKKVFPNIMAIPVSSTKAYVGHNIGAAGIIELTACFLTLPENKILPTLNFTTPRANCDLNYVPNEFQEAEVKMFMKNNYAFGGNNCCVIASVKPEQSPVTHYQPKRVAITGMGAVNSVGHTLQSMLETMWAQKPLSQLFSPELDDDTRHGFRELLNVMLKNQGVANYMSNRFGAQDVEYELNKPGGVHQVQGLDARKTLRRFDPRKANTISTFALLALTQAMNDAGRKIKRDGQSIGMILGMSKGPHSTVDRYLQSLFPDPTKVRTSEFPGALMNAISTFCSISEGIKGYNTSLATGINAGLGALTYGYELVRQDLQPQMIVGGADENMNTFVICLQALNSDLLLTHDPADFQIYSKDAKGYIPGEGAGMLLIEDLQHAQDRGAHIHAEIVGYGKSSDGCYFAKDDMPARIESMAVAIRQALHEADIEPQEVDLICGTSDGTAARDAVEIGAIRSAFGEARRNLPFVNYNAWFGLVESCVGILNIAVVTEIMKRGEILPIPYTENFCAEDIAFVTQPLKKIVRNALVLGATEGGNHYAVVLRSLA, encoded by the coding sequence ATGACAGTCACGCGTAAACGAGTGGTGATCACCGGTATGGGTCACCTCTCTTCCATTGCCACTAACGTTGCCGAGTTCAAACAGGCACTGCTGAATAAAACCTGTGGGATCAAGCCCAGTAAAAAGTACCTGGAATGGTTCGAGGATGCGAACGCCTCCGAGGTATTACAGCCTCTGAGTTGGCCCGATCTCCCTGCTGATACCGTTGCCTCTTTGGATAATGCTTCGTTGTGGGCCTATAAGGTTGGCCATGAGGCTTTGCAGCAAGGGCAGTTACCACGCGGAGAACTACGGGATAGAACCGGGCTGATCATCGGCGTTTCCTCTGCCGGTACCGAGCCTTTTATGCCGCTGATCGAACGTCAAACGGAGCGCTTCTCGTTGAAGAAGGCCATGGTCTCCGGCAGTTTTTCTTCCTGTAGCGCCATTGTCTCTTCACTGCTGGGGCTGAAAGGGGGCTTTGAACTGGTCGCTACCGCCTGTACGGCCAGTACCAATGCGATGGGGATTGGTTATGACCTGATCCAGAACGGCAAGAATGCCACGGTGTTGGTGATTGGTACCGAGCCTGTCTATCTGCCGACCTTTGCCGGATTTTACGCTCTCCATGCCATGAAACGTACGCCGTCCAGCCCGTTCTCCGGTGCTCCAGGGATGTCGGTTGGTGAAGGTGCTGGCGCTTTGTTGCTGGAGGAATATGAACATGCCGTCGCTCGTGGCGCGACGATCTATGGCGAGATGGTCTCTTACGCCACCTCTTGCGATGCCTATCACGAGACTGCCCCAGACCCTCGGGCCGAAGGGGCAGTACAGGTGATGCGCCATGCGATGCAGAATGCCGAGATTGGGCCGCAGGATATTGATTATATCAACGCCCACGGTACCGGCACAGATGCTAACGATCGCTGCGAAACGCTGGCCATGAAGAAGGTCTTCCCGAATATCATGGCTATTCCGGTGAGTTCAACCAAGGCTTATGTGGGGCACAATATCGGCGCCGCCGGGATCATTGAGCTGACCGCCTGCTTCCTGACCTTGCCGGAAAACAAGATCCTGCCAACGCTCAACTTCACTACGCCGCGCGCAAACTGCGATCTCAACTACGTGCCCAACGAGTTCCAGGAAGCCGAAGTCAAGATGTTCATGAAGAACAACTATGCCTTTGGCGGTAATAACTGCTGTGTGATTGCCAGCGTCAAGCCTGAGCAAAGTCCGGTAACGCATTATCAACCCAAACGCGTCGCGATCACCGGCATGGGGGCCGTCAATTCGGTGGGCCACACCTTGCAAAGCATGCTGGAAACAATGTGGGCGCAGAAGCCACTGTCACAACTTTTCTCACCGGAGCTCGATGACGATACACGCCATGGATTTCGTGAATTACTCAATGTCATGCTGAAAAACCAGGGTGTGGCTAACTACATGAGTAACCGCTTCGGCGCACAGGATGTGGAATATGAGCTGAACAAACCGGGCGGGGTGCATCAGGTGCAAGGGTTGGATGCCCGTAAGACACTACGCCGCTTTGACCCGCGTAAAGCCAATACCATCAGTACCTTTGCGTTACTGGCTCTTACCCAAGCCATGAATGACGCCGGGCGTAAGATCAAACGGGACGGTCAGTCGATTGGCATGATCCTTGGCATGTCCAAAGGGCCGCATTCGACGGTGGATCGTTACCTGCAAAGCCTGTTCCCTGACCCAACCAAAGTGCGGACCTCCGAATTTCCAGGTGCGCTGATGAATGCCATTTCGACCTTCTGTTCCATTTCTGAAGGGATCAAGGGCTATAACACCTCACTGGCCACAGGTATCAATGCCGGTTTGGGCGCATTGACTTACGGCTACGAGTTGGTCCGCCAGGATCTGCAACCGCAGATGATTGTAGGGGGGGCGGATGAAAATATGAACACCTTCGTCATCTGCCTGCAGGCGCTGAACAGCGATCTGCTGCTGACTCACGACCCAGCTGATTTCCAGATCTACAGCAAGGACGCCAAAGGCTATATCCCAGGTGAAGGTGCGGGCATGCTGCTGATTGAAGATTTACAGCATGCCCAGGATCGTGGCGCCCACATTCACGCCGAGATTGTCGGCTATGGCAAATCCAGCGATGGCTGCTACTTCGCCAAGGATGATATGCCAGCGCGGATCGAGTCCATGGCGGTGGCCATTCGTCAGGCATTGCACGAAGCCGACATTGAGCCGCAAGAGGTGGATCTGATCTGTGGCACCAGTGATGGTACTGCCGCCCGTGATGCCGTTGAGATTGGGGCGATCCGTAGCGCCTTCGGTGAGGCTCGCCGTAACCTGCCGTTTGTTAACTACAACGCCTGGTTTGGTCTGGTGGAGTCCTGCGTCGGTATCCTCAATATCGCGGTGGTCACGGAGATTATGAAGCGGGGTGAAATCCTGCCGATCCCTTACACCGAAAACTTCTGTGCGGAGGATATCGCCTTTGTCACCCAACCGCTGAAGAAAATCGTCCGTAACGCTCTGGTGCTCGGCGCAACGGAAGGCGGCAATCACTATGCCGTGGTGCTGAGGAGTCTGGCGTGA
- a CDS encoding aminomethyltransferase family protein codes for MTKLTDIHRQHGAVMGERNGAAIPLSYFAAEEEHKAVRQHILLSDYSHFGIAAINGDSAWSLLNQLVSGDVSSIRDEQAMYSLILDEAGNIITDLYIACDDERFLLLSEWVSGETLCEMLRAKLAGNEDEFEEIDSIESLTPEWGMLHFEGPYAWELLAEVYGMDVIGLPYQEHMHVEDDLILLRSGKHGEYSYKLMGPQDLLADVWTQMLEAGEKYDMRTGGLNYQRKVRLENPCWEPGMFNAYTGCPIALQMQWAVRYDKDAFTGLASLNERVEQGISHRIVGMSIAGKPDAIPQRGDKVMFDGNCIGEVIVCDYSADLQACLGRLFLTDAWAWADIDGYHVVTANGPVAVTTSAVPFARNYSFLINPSEHSYVDSSRPRDLLQQLEWQKLREENE; via the coding sequence ATGACCAAACTCACTGACATTCATCGGCAGCACGGGGCGGTAATGGGGGAGCGTAACGGCGCTGCCATTCCCCTGAGTTATTTTGCAGCGGAAGAGGAGCACAAGGCGGTACGTCAACACATTCTGTTGTCCGACTACTCCCATTTTGGCATCGCGGCCATCAACGGTGACAGCGCCTGGTCGTTGCTTAACCAGCTGGTTTCCGGCGATGTTTCATCGATCCGGGATGAGCAAGCCATGTACAGTCTGATCCTCGATGAGGCTGGCAATATCATTACCGACCTGTATATCGCCTGTGATGACGAACGTTTTCTGTTGCTGTCGGAGTGGGTCAGCGGTGAAACGCTGTGCGAGATGCTGCGTGCCAAGCTGGCTGGCAATGAAGACGAGTTTGAGGAAATCGACTCGATCGAATCGCTGACGCCAGAGTGGGGCATGTTGCACTTTGAAGGGCCGTACGCCTGGGAACTGCTTGCTGAAGTTTATGGGATGGATGTGATTGGCTTGCCATACCAGGAACATATGCACGTTGAGGACGATCTGATCCTGCTGCGCAGCGGCAAACACGGCGAGTACTCTTACAAACTGATGGGGCCACAGGATCTGCTGGCCGATGTTTGGACCCAGATGCTGGAGGCTGGCGAAAAGTACGACATGCGTACCGGTGGGCTGAACTACCAGCGGAAAGTGCGCCTGGAAAACCCTTGCTGGGAACCTGGCATGTTCAATGCCTACACCGGCTGCCCGATCGCATTGCAAATGCAGTGGGCAGTGCGTTACGACAAAGACGCTTTCACCGGCCTGGCAAGTTTGAACGAACGCGTAGAGCAGGGCATCAGCCACCGTATCGTGGGGATGAGCATTGCCGGGAAACCGGACGCCATCCCGCAGCGCGGCGACAAAGTGATGTTTGACGGTAACTGCATCGGTGAAGTGATCGTCTGCGATTACTCGGCAGATCTGCAAGCCTGCCTTGGCCGTTTGTTCCTGACCGATGCCTGGGCTTGGGCAGACATTGATGGCTACCACGTGGTGACGGCTAATGGCCCGGTGGCGGTGACTACGTCGGCGGTGCCTTTTGCCCGTAACTACAGCTTCCTGATTAATCCTTCTGAACACAGTTATGTCGACAGCTCGCGCCCACGCGATTTGTTGCAACAGCTTGAATGGCAAAAGCTGAGAGAAGAGAACGAGTAA
- a CDS encoding acyl carrier protein — MSNIALIARIEQRKSVLEKIKTGLIERLNLYQKVSQIDDDTPLFGSGLKLDSVDATEVVVLLDEIFGIRVTEGDDPSYMRSVNTLTSFVIAKQGETTNGSATGADKE; from the coding sequence ATGAGTAACATCGCGCTTATTGCAAGGATTGAACAGCGCAAGTCTGTGCTGGAGAAAATCAAAACGGGGCTAATAGAACGCCTGAACCTCTATCAGAAAGTCAGTCAGATTGACGATGACACGCCGCTGTTTGGTAGTGGGTTGAAGCTGGATTCGGTGGATGCCACCGAGGTCGTCGTGTTGCTCGATGAAATCTTCGGCATCCGTGTGACAGAAGGTGACGATCCTTCCTACATGCGTAGCGTCAACACCCTGACTTCGTTTGTTATTGCCAAGCAGGGGGAAACCACCAACGGATCAGCAACAGGAGCGGACAAGGAATGA
- a CDS encoding 3-hydroxyacyl-ACP dehydratase FabZ family protein, translated as MANYNKSLVQPNLLLKMGSWRAPIFMVDRIVDFSPGERGSITVIKHVTFNESYIPGHFPDNPVMPGVMIAEIFGQSSEYLSLLNDFCQLHERETQQPLKKFDEVSRALQTPEGTARVIAERARVLGVLASQDVKYKSMVAPGDTIEVNSRLAFADMNGFHHYEVEARVGRNVACAGRIVNFRTDRILAEGKGMYV; from the coding sequence ATGGCGAATTATAACAAGAGCTTAGTCCAGCCCAATCTGCTGCTGAAAATGGGGTCCTGGCGTGCACCGATATTTATGGTCGACCGCATCGTGGACTTTTCACCGGGAGAAAGAGGGTCGATTACCGTGATCAAGCACGTCACCTTTAATGAATCCTATATTCCGGGGCATTTTCCAGACAATCCGGTAATGCCTGGCGTGATGATCGCCGAGATCTTCGGCCAGTCTAGTGAATACCTGAGTCTGCTGAACGATTTTTGCCAGTTGCATGAACGAGAAACCCAGCAACCCTTGAAGAAATTTGATGAGGTATCGCGGGCGCTGCAGACGCCAGAGGGCACGGCACGAGTGATAGCCGAGCGGGCGCGCGTGTTAGGCGTGCTGGCCTCTCAGGACGTCAAGTACAAAAGCATGGTCGCGCCGGGCGACACCATTGAAGTCAATAGCCGCCTGGCGTTCGCCGATATGAACGGGTTCCACCACTACGAAGTGGAGGCGCGGGTTGGCCGGAATGTGGCGTGCGCCGGGCGGATTGTCAATTTTCGCACCGATCGCATTCTGGCTGAAGGCAAAGGTATGTACGTTTAA
- a CDS encoding SDR family oxidoreductase — MSHYPDIGGKNVVITGASGDIGLAICEKYLEQQAKVFAIYHHDNSGLEKLKSAHPQGENLHILQCNVADVSEVSSLADELEKQAHEVHVLINNAGIYKDNVFSALTYEEFDQVIKVNLYGTFTMTKRLLPLLRHARNSTVVNISSISGITSSFGQSNYSAAKAGIIGLTRTLASEMASKGIRVNAVAPGMIESRMVKKVPRQIVRNVMSAIPLKRLGRVDEIANVVAFLSSDASSYIVGQTLVADGGLVMR; from the coding sequence ATGTCTCACTATCCCGATATCGGGGGTAAAAATGTAGTTATCACCGGCGCCAGTGGTGATATTGGCTTGGCCATTTGTGAGAAGTATCTCGAACAGCAGGCTAAGGTATTCGCTATTTACCATCACGATAATAGCGGTCTGGAAAAATTAAAATCCGCCCATCCGCAGGGTGAAAATCTGCATATCCTGCAGTGCAATGTTGCCGATGTCAGCGAGGTGTCCAGCCTGGCCGATGAGCTTGAGAAACAGGCTCATGAGGTGCATGTGTTGATTAATAATGCCGGGATCTACAAAGACAACGTATTTTCTGCGCTGACGTATGAAGAGTTTGATCAGGTTATCAAGGTCAATCTGTATGGCACCTTTACCATGACCAAACGGTTGCTGCCATTATTGCGTCACGCCCGCAATTCAACGGTGGTGAATATATCTTCGATATCCGGCATCACCTCCAGCTTTGGCCAGAGCAATTACAGCGCCGCCAAGGCCGGCATTATTGGCCTTACCCGCACCCTGGCCAGCGAAATGGCCTCGAAGGGGATCCGCGTCAATGCCGTGGCACCGGGGATGATTGAATCCAGAATGGTGAAAAAGGTGCCGCGCCAGATAGTGCGCAACGTAATGTCCGCTATCCCGTTGAAACGTCTTGGTCGTGTCGACGAGATCGCCAACGTGGTGGCTTTCTTAAGTTCAGACGCATCCAGCTATATCGTTGGTCAGACCTTGGTGGCCGATGGCGGCCTGGTGATGCGTTAA
- the acpS gene encoding holo-ACP synthase, with product MNLGVDIIEIARVNTALMRSGDRLSQRLLTPLEQQALGDLAENVERLAGFWAAKEAAVKALGTGFRLGILFHDIEIRHDDLGCPYYFFSGEFARLMQEKKLTHATLSISHCQSHAIAAAALG from the coding sequence ATGAATCTTGGTGTGGACATTATTGAGATCGCACGGGTAAACACCGCGTTAATGCGAAGTGGCGATAGGCTGTCACAACGTTTGTTAACCCCGCTAGAGCAGCAGGCACTGGGGGATTTGGCCGAAAACGTCGAACGACTGGCTGGCTTCTGGGCGGCCAAAGAGGCGGCGGTGAAAGCGCTCGGTACCGGGTTCCGCCTGGGGATCCTATTCCACGACATCGAAATAAGACACGATGATTTGGGCTGCCCTTATTATTTCTTCAGCGGTGAATTTGCCAGATTGATGCAGGAGAAAAAATTGACTCACGCCACGCTGAGCATTTCTCATTGTCAGTCACATGCCATTGCCGCAGCGGCATTGGGTTAA